A region of Candidatus Polarisedimenticolia bacterium DNA encodes the following proteins:
- a CDS encoding glycosyltransferase family 2 protein, translating into MTGTSPVDLPEEALQLRLARRHPAESVTVFFPMYNEEENVQAAVSSAAEILESLTDDFEILIVDDASTDRTSEIALALAKADPRIRVVRHDKNLRLGGALKTGFAQARKDLVLYSDADYPFDMIELVKAVRIIRQADVVAAYRFDRTGEGPVRTVYSFGWNLLVKILFGLKVKDVNFSFKLVRRKVFERVRLSSESSFIDAELLIRCQYLGYRILQMGVDYFPRSRGISTLSSFSTIRKMLAEMFRLYPELKTMRREVRRSGGFRRPPE; encoded by the coding sequence GTGACCGGGACCTCTCCGGTGGATCTTCCCGAAGAGGCGCTCCAGCTCCGGCTGGCGCGCCGGCATCCGGCGGAGAGCGTCACCGTCTTCTTCCCGATGTACAACGAAGAAGAGAACGTCCAGGCGGCCGTGTCGAGCGCCGCGGAGATCCTCGAAAGCCTCACCGACGACTTCGAGATCCTGATCGTCGACGACGCCAGCACCGACCGGACGAGCGAGATCGCGCTCGCCCTGGCCAAGGCGGATCCCCGCATCCGCGTCGTCCGGCACGACAAGAACCTCCGGCTGGGAGGGGCGCTGAAGACCGGCTTCGCCCAGGCCCGCAAGGATCTCGTCCTCTACTCCGACGCCGACTACCCGTTCGACATGATCGAGCTGGTCAAGGCGGTCCGGATCATCCGGCAGGCCGACGTCGTGGCGGCCTACCGGTTCGATCGGACGGGCGAGGGGCCGGTGCGCACCGTCTATTCGTTCGGCTGGAACCTCCTCGTCAAGATCCTGTTCGGCCTGAAGGTCAAGGACGTGAATTTCTCCTTCAAGCTGGTGCGGCGCAAGGTCTTCGAGCGGGTGAGGCTTTCGAGCGAAAGCTCGTTCATCGACGCCGAGCTCCTGATCCGCTGCCAGTACCTCGGCTACCGGATCCTCCAGATGGGCGTCGACTATTTCCCCCGAAGCCGCGGAATCTCGACCCTTTCCAGCTTCTCCACGATCCGCAAGATGCTCGCCGAGATGTTCCGCCTCTACCCGGAGCTCAAGACGATGCGCCGCGAGGTCCGCCGCTCGGGAGGCTTCCGGCGGCCGCCGGAATGA
- a CDS encoding VWA domain-containing protein, with translation MLRQRYFLGSFGFALLALFLALGIGSFASPPPESSSEPQATAETPDGQTVARSDDGAFVLKLVAPRGPYLFGRQRIEVSIELPRGDAVATIDFFVDGRLRKTSIGPPYALEIDLGEEIERHTLLIQGQTREGRSVRLSRVSRSSNLQTRVEVNLVSIPVSVLDHDGRFVEGLSLSDFTLLEDDRPQTVVHFDRDPTPVSIALALDASDSMKGTLWSAQKAANDFIASLPSFYKVCVIGFNDSVTLARDFTFDRRGLAHAVNQLKASGPTALYDTLRAAVVQLRTRNDRRAAVLFTDGGETAYGDDEAGKKRLEESLQMAREGAVTFYTVAFGPRAASSLLRRIAEETGGAYFDSGDPSSLRTIYGRIGEDLNHQYILSYYPTRPAGEGGWRRITVRTSLPDAVVRARPGYLAAH, from the coding sequence GTGCTCCGGCAGCGCTATTTCCTCGGATCCTTCGGTTTCGCCCTTCTCGCCCTCTTCCTCGCTCTGGGGATCGGCAGCTTTGCCTCCCCGCCCCCCGAATCAAGTTCCGAGCCGCAAGCCACCGCCGAGACGCCCGACGGCCAGACGGTGGCGCGGTCCGACGACGGCGCGTTCGTGTTGAAGCTGGTCGCGCCGCGCGGGCCGTACCTGTTCGGCCGCCAGCGCATCGAGGTGTCGATCGAGCTGCCGCGGGGCGACGCCGTGGCGACCATCGACTTCTTCGTCGACGGCCGTCTCCGGAAGACCTCCATCGGCCCGCCCTACGCGCTCGAGATCGATCTGGGCGAAGAGATCGAGCGCCATACGCTGCTCATCCAGGGGCAGACCCGGGAGGGCCGGTCGGTGCGTCTCTCCCGCGTTTCGCGCTCCAGCAACCTGCAGACGCGCGTCGAGGTCAACCTGGTGAGCATTCCGGTGTCGGTCCTCGATCACGACGGCCGGTTCGTCGAAGGGCTGAGCCTGAGCGATTTCACTCTTCTCGAGGACGACCGCCCGCAGACCGTGGTCCATTTCGACCGCGATCCGACTCCCGTCTCGATCGCCTTGGCGCTCGACGCGAGCGACAGCATGAAGGGGACCCTGTGGAGCGCCCAGAAGGCGGCGAACGATTTCATCGCCTCCCTGCCCTCCTTCTACAAGGTCTGCGTCATCGGATTCAACGACTCCGTGACGCTGGCCCGGGACTTCACCTTCGATCGGCGGGGCCTGGCGCACGCCGTGAACCAGCTCAAGGCCTCGGGCCCGACGGCGCTCTACGACACGCTGCGCGCCGCGGTCGTCCAGCTGCGCACCCGCAACGACCGCCGGGCGGCCGTTCTCTTCACCGACGGCGGGGAGACGGCCTACGGCGACGATGAAGCCGGGAAGAAGCGCCTGGAAGAATCTCTGCAGATGGCGCGTGAAGGCGCCGTCACCTTCTACACGGTCGCCTTCGGGCCCCGGGCCGCGTCCTCCCTCCTGCGCCGGATCGCCGAAGAGACCGGGGGCGCCTATTTCGACTCCGGCGACCCTTCCTCGCTGCGCACGATCTACGGGCGCATCGGCGAGGACCTCAACCACCAGTACATCCTCAGCTACTATCCCACCCGACCGGCCGGCGAAGGAGGCTGGCGCCGCATCACGGTCCGCACGAGCCTGCCCGACGCCGTGGTGCGCGCCCGGCCGGGATACCTCGCCGCGCATTAG
- a CDS encoding glycosyltransferase family 39 protein, which yields MSFRSRALRLGLGLFLLLAVAAVMLTAHLGDEGLTDPDESAYAESVREMVERGDWLVPHLYGEPLLDKPIFFYWAMGASFRLFGENELAARLPSVLAALVLLLAVLRLGFLIYGSETAGWIAAFILLASPQFVVMGRAAVTDMILTAFCTLGILCYLETLGEPRHRILPLAGAACFGLAALTKGPVGLLLPLLVLGGYLAITRSLPRLRLLRPVASLIVIAALAVPWYAAIAVARPDLVERFFVTGNLGRFLRPEHQAEPPLYYLVVLSIGFLPWSAFLPGAVGRSFLDWRRGSILRPRLLPAVWLLALLAFFTLAASKLPSYILPALPAAALLAAGSLEEWLDPEPGKTRPAGVGAMIFLTIFTAGIACFVWKANSFGSVPMDLKAALLPLTLSGVAGSLVALGALLAGRSRTSYFLLLAGSMILIFSLVAFGFPRLEAWKSSREPADVVRSLLQPSDAVILYRENHPGFAYYLRRVPELIRAEPELVARLEAPRRLYCLMGWDRYERLKIRHPAAPLHLLKKSGHVAVVTNFLPGVEP from the coding sequence ATGAGCTTTCGATCGCGCGCGCTCCGCCTCGGGCTGGGCCTGTTTCTGCTGCTGGCCGTCGCGGCAGTGATGCTCACTGCGCACCTCGGAGACGAAGGGCTCACCGACCCCGACGAATCGGCCTACGCCGAGTCGGTCCGGGAGATGGTGGAGCGCGGCGACTGGCTCGTCCCGCATCTTTATGGCGAGCCGCTGCTGGACAAGCCGATCTTCTTCTACTGGGCGATGGGCGCGTCCTTCCGGCTCTTCGGAGAGAACGAGCTGGCGGCGCGCCTCCCCTCGGTCCTGGCCGCCCTGGTCCTGCTCCTGGCGGTCCTGCGGCTCGGTTTCCTGATCTATGGGAGCGAGACGGCCGGATGGATCGCCGCTTTCATCCTGCTCGCGTCCCCCCAGTTCGTGGTGATGGGGCGGGCGGCCGTGACCGACATGATCCTGACGGCGTTCTGCACGCTCGGGATCCTCTGCTATCTGGAGACCCTGGGGGAGCCGAGACACCGGATCCTGCCGCTGGCGGGAGCGGCCTGCTTCGGGCTCGCGGCCCTCACGAAAGGGCCGGTCGGACTCCTCCTTCCCCTTCTGGTTCTGGGAGGCTATCTGGCGATCACGCGATCGCTGCCGCGGCTGCGCCTGCTCCGTCCCGTGGCGAGCCTGATCGTCATCGCCGCCCTGGCCGTGCCCTGGTACGCTGCCATCGCCGTCGCCCGTCCCGATCTCGTGGAGAGATTCTTCGTCACCGGCAACCTGGGGCGCTTCCTGAGGCCGGAGCACCAGGCCGAGCCGCCTCTCTACTATCTGGTGGTCCTGAGCATCGGGTTCCTTCCCTGGTCGGCGTTTCTTCCCGGCGCGGTCGGCCGATCGTTCCTGGATTGGCGGCGCGGCAGCATCCTCCGGCCCCGGCTTCTTCCCGCCGTATGGCTCCTGGCGCTGCTGGCGTTCTTCACGCTGGCGGCCAGCAAGCTCCCTTCGTACATCCTCCCGGCACTGCCGGCGGCGGCTCTTCTGGCGGCGGGGTCCTTGGAGGAATGGCTCGATCCCGAACCGGGCAAGACGCGGCCGGCCGGAGTCGGGGCGATGATTTTCCTGACGATCTTCACCGCGGGGATCGCCTGCTTCGTCTGGAAGGCGAACAGCTTCGGCTCGGTGCCGATGGACCTGAAAGCGGCGCTGCTGCCCCTCACCCTCAGCGGCGTCGCCGGCAGTCTCGTCGCGCTCGGAGCGCTCCTGGCGGGCCGATCGCGGACCTCCTATTTCCTTCTTCTAGCCGGGAGCATGATCCTGATCTTCAGCCTCGTGGCGTTCGGGTTCCCGCGGCTTGAGGCCTGGAAGAGCAGCCGCGAGCCGGCCGACGTGGTGCGATCTCTGCTGCAGCCCTCCGATGCGGTCATCCTCTATCGCGAGAACCACCCCGGCTTCGCGTATTACCTGCGCCGGGTTCCCGAGCTGATCCGCGCGGAGCCGGAGCTGGTCGCCAGGCTCGAAGCGCCGCGGCGCCTCTACTGCCTGATGGGATGGGACCGGTACGAAAGGCTGAAAATCCGCCACCCCGCCGCTCCCCTTCACCTTCTGAAGAAATCGGGGCACGTCGCGGTGGTGACGAATTTCCTCCCGGGGGTCGAGCCGTGA
- the aroA gene encoding 3-phosphoshikimate 1-carboxyvinyltransferase, producing MKRHAREISVTGPVDARVKAPSSKSVTQRALIIASLARGRSRLLDPLDSTDTETLVKALGDLGIHSRRGPEGWDVEGQGGLLPSPGAILDAGDAGTAVRFLTAMVTLGRGRFVVDGSERMRQRPIRPLVETLTALGIHARCLGEAGGCPPVEVLADGLPGGTVRLQGAKSSQYLSGLLMAAPRAAAPLCLEWSGSPVSLPYVRLTVDVMTAFGVTPVEDPPLVFRIDAPREYTAREFRIEGDYSSAAYFFAAAAITGGQVRVENLRSDSQQGDRGMLSVLEKMGCRVSPERDGWTVAGGGEIQGFDVDASEMPDAAQTLAVVALFAKGPSRLRGLGTLRVKETDRIRATAQEIRRLGAEAEEGADFLEIRPGTLRGAEIETYGDHRMAMSFSLAGLRVPGIRILDPQCVAKSFPDFWDELGRLTPPHR from the coding sequence ATGAAACGTCACGCGCGTGAAATTTCCGTAACCGGACCGGTCGACGCCCGGGTCAAGGCTCCCTCCTCGAAGAGCGTGACCCAACGGGCCTTGATCATCGCTTCCTTGGCCCGCGGCCGGTCGCGCCTGCTGGATCCGCTCGATTCCACCGACACCGAGACGCTGGTGAAGGCGCTCGGGGACCTCGGGATCCACTCGCGGCGAGGCCCCGAAGGGTGGGACGTCGAGGGTCAAGGAGGGCTTCTCCCTTCTCCGGGAGCGATCCTGGATGCGGGCGACGCCGGCACCGCCGTCCGCTTCCTCACGGCCATGGTCACCCTTGGGCGGGGCCGCTTCGTCGTCGACGGTTCCGAGCGCATGCGCCAAAGGCCGATTCGGCCTCTGGTCGAAACGCTGACGGCCCTCGGCATCCATGCCCGATGTCTCGGCGAAGCCGGCGGCTGCCCTCCCGTGGAGGTGCTCGCGGACGGGCTGCCGGGGGGGACGGTAAGACTCCAGGGGGCCAAGAGCAGCCAGTACCTTTCCGGCCTGCTGATGGCGGCCCCCCGTGCCGCGGCGCCGCTGTGCCTGGAGTGGAGCGGATCCCCCGTTTCCCTGCCTTACGTTCGGCTCACGGTGGACGTCATGACCGCTTTCGGAGTGACTCCGGTCGAGGACCCGCCCCTGGTTTTCCGGATCGATGCTCCCCGCGAATACACGGCGCGCGAGTTCCGTATCGAGGGGGACTATTCGAGCGCCGCCTATTTCTTCGCGGCGGCGGCGATCACTGGAGGGCAGGTGCGCGTCGAAAACCTGCGATCCGACTCCCAGCAGGGGGATCGGGGCATGCTCTCGGTTCTGGAAAAAATGGGGTGCCGCGTCTCTCCCGAGCGCGATGGATGGACCGTGGCCGGCGGGGGGGAGATCCAGGGGTTCGACGTCGACGCCTCGGAGATGCCCGATGCGGCCCAGACGCTGGCGGTCGTGGCGCTCTTCGCCAAGGGTCCGAGCCGGCTGAGAGGATTGGGAACGCTGCGCGTCAAAGAGACCGATCGGATCCGGGCCACGGCCCAGGAGATCCGCCGGTTGGGGGCCGAGGCGGAGGAGGGAGCCGATTTCCTCGAAATCAGGCCCGGGACCCTGCGGGGCGCCGAGATCGAGACCTACGGCGACCATCGCATGGCGATGAGCTTCTCTCTGGCCGGCTTGCGCGTCCCGGGGATCCGGATCCTGGACCCTCAATGCGTCGCCAAGAGCTTTCCCGATTTCTGGGACGAGCTCGGCCGCCTCACCCCTCCGCACCGCTGA
- a CDS encoding PD-(D/E)XK nuclease superfamily protein: protein MSTRDTGTGTVLEQMILPALQRGGYAHRKQVIIGTRIGGRRHCIDAIAEKDDRQWLVSLKWQQVSGTAEQKVPFEVICLADSVLSGGYESAYLVLGGEGWTLRNFYTSGGLQKYLSGTASVNIVTLESFIAKANQGRL, encoded by the coding sequence ATGTCGACACGAGACACGGGAACGGGGACGGTTCTCGAGCAGATGATCCTGCCCGCCTTGCAGCGCGGCGGCTATGCCCATCGAAAACAAGTCATCATCGGCACCCGGATTGGCGGACGCCGGCATTGTATTGATGCGATTGCGGAAAAGGATGACCGACAGTGGCTCGTCTCTCTCAAATGGCAGCAAGTTTCCGGCACCGCCGAGCAAAAGGTCCCCTTTGAAGTCATTTGCCTGGCCGATTCAGTTCTCTCGGGGGGCTATGAGTCCGCGTATCTCGTTCTCGGCGGAGAAGGCTGGACGCTTCGGAATTTTTACACCAGCGGCGGCCTGCAGAAATACTTGAGCGGCACGGCGTCGGTGAACATCGTGACCCTGGAGTCATTCATCGCGAAAGCGAACCAGGGACGTCTGTGA
- a CDS encoding tetratricopeptide repeat protein: protein MTPPKLGRPLSLLVVLLFLSSAALPAGRDGADQMEFGVRAAKKGLWREAQFRWERALKLSPENPRILNNLAVACETIGNFEKAAEYYKEALRFAPDNRDIRQNHDLFAGYYKEILAHKEMEADRDHPPGGAEAAGQSEEGQPAAEPEEKPPDASPR from the coding sequence ATGACGCCTCCCAAGCTCGGACGCCCCCTTTCCCTGCTGGTGGTCCTCCTCTTTCTTTCGTCGGCGGCGCTTCCGGCCGGACGCGACGGGGCCGACCAGATGGAGTTCGGCGTCCGGGCCGCGAAGAAGGGGCTCTGGCGCGAGGCCCAGTTCCGCTGGGAGCGGGCGCTGAAACTCTCGCCCGAGAATCCGCGGATCCTCAACAATCTCGCGGTCGCCTGCGAGACCATCGGAAACTTCGAGAAGGCGGCGGAGTACTACAAGGAAGCGCTCCGTTTCGCCCCGGACAATCGGGACATCCGGCAGAACCACGACCTCTTCGCCGGCTACTACAAGGAAATCCTGGCCCACAAGGAGATGGAGGCGGATCGCGACCACCCTCCCGGCGGCGCGGAGGCCGCGGGACAATCCGAAGAAGGCCAACCGGCCGCGGAACCGGAAGAGAAGCCCCCCGATGCGTCGCCGCGCTGA
- a CDS encoding DUF1028 domain-containing protein, with protein sequence MSLSPAFAGRRVATFSIVGYDPVTGDLGVAVESRFFAVGSVVPWAKAGVGAVATQSFANTTFGPKGLQLLEKGLAPAEVLDQLVKGDAQAEQRQAGIVDAKGRTATWTGAKCNAWAGGKMGKNYAAQGNILAGKEVVGAMAASFEASTALPLADRLVKALAAGQAAGGDARGQQSAALLVVRDRGGYAGYNDRYIDLRVDDSPRPIEELQRLLELHHTTNAYSDARFWVDKGERERAVAIMEEATRRRASAPGLNEADRGSAYYDLACFYSLAALKEPAFANLEKAFRLNPTLVPYSLNDTDLDPIRDDPRYKAWVKDAGAPKK encoded by the coding sequence ATGAGTCTCTCGCCGGCGTTCGCCGGGCGCCGCGTGGCCACGTTCAGCATCGTGGGATACGACCCGGTGACGGGCGATCTCGGCGTCGCGGTGGAGTCGCGGTTCTTCGCCGTGGGATCGGTCGTCCCTTGGGCGAAGGCCGGAGTCGGCGCCGTCGCGACGCAATCCTTCGCCAACACGACCTTCGGGCCGAAGGGGCTGCAGCTCCTCGAGAAGGGCCTCGCCCCCGCCGAAGTCCTCGATCAGCTCGTGAAGGGCGATGCGCAAGCCGAGCAGCGCCAGGCCGGCATCGTGGACGCGAAGGGCAGGACCGCCACCTGGACCGGAGCGAAATGCAACGCCTGGGCCGGCGGGAAGATGGGTAAGAACTACGCGGCCCAGGGCAACATCCTGGCCGGAAAGGAAGTCGTGGGGGCGATGGCCGCGAGCTTCGAGGCTTCCACGGCGCTGCCGCTCGCCGACCGGCTGGTGAAGGCGCTCGCCGCCGGCCAGGCCGCGGGCGGCGATGCGCGCGGGCAGCAATCGGCGGCCCTTCTGGTCGTTCGCGACAGGGGTGGCTACGCCGGCTACAACGATCGCTACATCGACCTGCGCGTCGACGACAGCCCGCGCCCCATCGAGGAGCTGCAGCGCCTCCTCGAGCTGCACCACACGACCAACGCTTACAGCGACGCGCGTTTCTGGGTGGACAAGGGGGAGCGGGAGCGCGCCGTCGCGATCATGGAGGAGGCGACGCGGCGGCGAGCCTCCGCGCCGGGCCTGAACGAGGCGGACCGGGGAAGCGCCTATTACGATCTGGCCTGCTTCTATTCGCTCGCGGCGCTGAAGGAGCCGGCCTTCGCGAACCTGGAGAAGGCGTTCCGGCTGAATCCGACGCTGGTTCCGTATTCCCTGAACGACACCGACCTCGACCCGATTCGGGACGATCCGCGCTACAAGGCCTGGGTCAAGGATGCCGGCGCTCCGAAGAAATGA
- a CDS encoding ChbG/HpnK family deacetylase has translation MKRLLVVADDLGLTPGVNAGIAAAFRDGILTSASFLTNTAHFEQTVSLIRSLPGLKVGVHLSLVGGKPVRAPSAVPSLAPDGERFRESWRQFLPAWLLGRIKTEEVRAEWEAQIARATAAGVRPAHLDSHQHLHLLPPLWRVAAGLARRFGIPRMRLPRRGQSGGDSGRGMGAGLAGEAGGASGAPLSRRALELVLARLAAVSDKAPAAGKPAETASDLTRCDRLFGIAETGRLDLPALLGVLRRIPEGTSELVTHPGYPDPELRRDYRWGYAWEAEAAALMSPEARQEISRRGIALERT, from the coding sequence ATGAAGCGGCTCCTGGTCGTCGCCGACGATCTGGGGCTCACTCCGGGGGTGAACGCCGGGATCGCGGCCGCGTTCCGCGACGGCATCCTCACCAGCGCCTCGTTTCTGACCAACACCGCCCACTTCGAGCAGACCGTCTCGCTGATCCGCTCCTTGCCGGGGTTGAAGGTCGGCGTCCATCTCTCGCTGGTGGGAGGAAAGCCGGTCCGGGCGCCGTCGGCCGTGCCGAGCCTGGCCCCGGACGGCGAGCGATTCCGGGAGTCGTGGCGGCAGTTCCTGCCCGCCTGGCTCCTCGGAAGAATCAAGACGGAGGAAGTCCGCGCCGAATGGGAGGCGCAGATCGCCCGGGCCACGGCGGCCGGCGTTCGCCCCGCCCACCTCGACAGCCACCAGCACCTGCACCTCCTTCCGCCGCTCTGGAGAGTCGCGGCCGGCCTGGCTCGCCGGTTCGGGATTCCGAGAATGCGCCTGCCGCGACGGGGCCAGAGCGGGGGAGACTCGGGCCGCGGCATGGGCGCGGGCCTCGCGGGAGAGGCGGGCGGCGCTTCCGGCGCCCCCTTGTCGCGCCGAGCTCTCGAGCTGGTCCTCGCGCGCCTCGCCGCCGTCTCCGACAAGGCCCCGGCCGCCGGCAAGCCGGCAGAAACGGCTTCGGACCTCACGCGGTGCGATCGGCTCTTCGGGATCGCGGAGACCGGCCGCCTCGATCTCCCCGCGCTTCTCGGAGTGCTGCGGCGGATTCCGGAAGGAACTTCCGAGCTCGTCACCCATCCCGGCTATCCCGACCCCGAGCTGCGGCGCGATTATCGCTGGGGCTATGCGTGGGAAGCGGAGGCGGCGGCGCTGATGTCGCCCGAAGCCCGCCAGGAGATTTCCAGGCGCGGCATCGCGTTGGAGAGGACGTGA
- a CDS encoding alginate export family protein gives MKKFLFMFLLAAAVASVFTFVVADEDQDGKKFVIHGEIRERADYNDNFFDFDNDVADSFLIFPYRARLAAEGHFGKGVVGYAEFQTIGVWGDDIPNFGETPGPVGGTSDGSSLSNVLGNSFILDQNINNDGNNDVKLYQGYIALTDIAGSHFTLKFGRQEIVKGSEMLLGDNDFYAGLSHDAALACWNTDSIDLDLWWSRPFQSQFGVFGTPDHGSVNFYGAWVDFKKIPANINVAAYLLYYEDGRQAGLPDPARRAFYTVGGRANHSADPGQSGLVWSGELALQKGDFNNGPSRGDTGDISAMAFELMAGWQFHTGNADHIIKGFFARASGDDDPLDSDNESFDPLFQDSHMRYGFTDLFTLSDLTAASIGWNMRMNDHSFGVDYWMYRMTEEELIAGNNEDDLGTEIDGWWKYQYSPNTQVMAGVGLFMPGDAIEASLGTSADSYMRVLGNLRLRF, from the coding sequence ATGAAGAAGTTCCTCTTTATGTTCCTGCTCGCGGCCGCCGTGGCAAGCGTCTTCACCTTCGTCGTCGCGGACGAGGATCAGGACGGCAAGAAGTTCGTCATCCACGGTGAGATTCGCGAGAGAGCCGACTACAACGACAACTTTTTCGACTTTGACAACGATGTCGCCGACTCCTTCCTGATCTTTCCCTACCGGGCCCGGCTGGCCGCGGAAGGGCATTTCGGCAAGGGCGTCGTCGGCTACGCCGAATTCCAGACGATCGGCGTGTGGGGCGACGACATCCCGAACTTCGGCGAGACGCCCGGTCCCGTGGGCGGAACGAGCGACGGCAGCTCGCTCTCGAACGTGCTGGGCAACTCGTTCATCCTCGACCAGAACATCAACAACGACGGCAACAACGACGTGAAGCTCTATCAGGGCTACATCGCCCTGACCGACATCGCCGGCTCCCACTTCACCCTGAAGTTCGGGCGCCAGGAGATCGTCAAGGGCTCCGAGATGCTCTTGGGCGACAACGACTTCTACGCCGGTCTCTCGCATGACGCCGCGCTGGCCTGCTGGAACACCGACAGCATCGACCTCGACCTCTGGTGGTCTCGTCCCTTCCAGAGCCAGTTCGGCGTCTTCGGCACACCCGATCACGGGAGCGTCAACTTCTATGGCGCCTGGGTGGACTTCAAGAAGATTCCGGCCAACATCAACGTCGCGGCCTACCTCCTCTACTACGAGGACGGCAGGCAGGCTGGCCTTCCCGATCCGGCCCGCCGGGCCTTCTACACCGTGGGCGGCCGCGCCAACCACAGCGCCGACCCGGGCCAGAGCGGCCTCGTCTGGAGCGGCGAGCTGGCCCTCCAGAAGGGCGACTTCAACAACGGCCCCAGCCGCGGCGACACGGGCGACATCTCCGCCATGGCCTTCGAGCTGATGGCCGGATGGCAGTTCCACACCGGCAACGCCGACCACATCATCAAGGGCTTCTTCGCCAGGGCCTCCGGCGACGACGACCCGCTGGACAGCGACAACGAGTCGTTCGATCCGTTGTTCCAGGACAGCCACATGCGGTACGGGTTCACCGATCTCTTCACGCTGAGCGACCTCACCGCCGCCTCCATCGGCTGGAACATGCGGATGAACGACCACAGCTTCGGGGTCGATTACTGGATGTACCGGATGACCGAGGAGGAGCTCATCGCCGGCAACAACGAGGACGATCTCGGCACCGAGATCGACGGCTGGTGGAAGTATCAGTACAGCCCGAACACGCAGGTGATGGCGGGCGTCGGGCTCTTCATGCCGGGCGACGCGATCGAGGCGTCCCTCGGAACGAGCGCCGATTCCTACATGCGCGTGCTCGGCAACCTGCGGCTGCGGTTCTAG
- a CDS encoding Dam family site-specific DNA-(adenine-N6)-methyltransferase, giving the protein MPALRPPLKWAGGKRWQVPHLKPLWRKHANRRLVEPFCGGLAVTLGLVPERALLNDINQHVINFYRWLGRGLTIDLQMKNSEKLYYRHRNRFNQFLAEGLEESAEAAALFYFLNRTGYNGLCRFNRKGSFNVPFGRYVRINYTTDFSAYVEVFANWEFTSSDFGEIQLETTDFIYADPPYDVEFTQYAQNGFSWDDQVRTAEQLARHRGPVVLSNQATPRIVKLYEKLGYRLSILEAPRMISCTGDRSRAREVLAVRNL; this is encoded by the coding sequence GTGCCGGCTCTGCGTCCCCCGCTCAAGTGGGCCGGTGGCAAGCGCTGGCAGGTGCCGCACCTGAAACCCTTGTGGCGAAAGCACGCGAATCGGCGCCTGGTGGAGCCCTTCTGCGGAGGGCTCGCAGTGACGCTCGGTCTCGTTCCCGAGCGAGCGCTTCTGAACGACATTAATCAGCACGTTATCAACTTCTACCGCTGGCTAGGGCGCGGCCTCACGATCGATCTACAAATGAAAAACTCTGAAAAGCTTTATTACCGCCATCGCAACCGCTTCAACCAGTTCCTCGCTGAAGGCCTCGAGGAAAGCGCCGAGGCAGCAGCGCTTTTTTACTTTTTGAACCGCACCGGCTACAACGGCCTCTGCCGATTCAACAGAAAGGGCAGCTTCAACGTGCCCTTTGGCCGTTACGTCCGCATCAATTACACCACCGACTTCTCGGCGTACGTCGAAGTCTTCGCGAACTGGGAATTCACGAGCTCCGACTTTGGGGAGATCCAGCTAGAAACTACTGACTTCATCTATGCCGATCCGCCCTATGACGTGGAGTTTACTCAATACGCTCAGAACGGATTCTCCTGGGACGATCAGGTTAGGACGGCGGAGCAATTGGCTCGCCATCGAGGTCCCGTCGTGCTGTCAAACCAGGCCACGCCGAGGATCGTCAAGCTGTATGAGAAACTCGGCTATCGATTGAGCATTCTCGAGGCGCCGCGCATGATCAGCTGCACGGGAGACCGCAGCCGCGCCCGAGAGGTTCTAGCGGTCCGAAACCTCTGA